From the genome of Anopheles funestus chromosome 2RL, idAnoFuneDA-416_04, whole genome shotgun sequence:
ATAtgtcgattttattttgtagtttGTTGGGTGTCTCTTAGGATGTTAAGAGACGAATAAGTCAATTTAGATTACATATAAAGCTAAAATTGCCTTGAAATTATAACATACTTACAACGAAAGACACTTACAGGTGACTTAAACAAGACTTGATTTAGTTTgctcaatgtttttttcccgttCCAacggttatgtttttttaaacctagGAATGTGCAATTTTTGATCATACtaaatttgtttatatttataatatcCTTATTCTGAGAAATCCCTATTTTGAATAAGCGGTTTCAGATATTCTGGCGGTGAATTATACCAGTACTGCTACGTGAAACGCTTCACGTGAAATGCATGTTGCATACATTTTGGCGCAATCGATTTAAACGTTACCTATGGACGGTACAGAACCTAGCGGCGCTTTTCCAGTTCGTTGCCCCAGTCCCAAAAGCTTTTGATCAAATCGGATGCCTTTTCAGCGATCATGTATACCGTAGCTTGTGTATGGCCGTTCGATACCGGTAGCATGACGCTGGCATCAACAATTCGTAGGTTTCCAATTCCATGAACTTTTAACTCTGGCGATACCACAGATTGACCGTTTTGTCTACTTCCCATGGGGCAGGTGCCATACGGTTGATCGGCAACATGACCTACGTGACGAACCACACATCGCCAGTAATCGTCCGTACCGTACCGAAGCCGATCGCAAGGAGGAGCTTTGAGTTTTCTTGTCTGCAAACCCAGTTTTGCGAAATCTTCTGTGTGAAGAATCCTAAGACATTCCGTGATACCACGCAAAATTTCCTCCATATCTTTGGGATCGTTAAAAAATTGTGTGTAGATCAGGGGGCTATCCGTGGGATTTGCCGTGTTAAGTCTCAGGAAACCTCTAGACGATGGTCTTAAGTGGATTAAACCGATCGAGAAATATTCCCGTGTATCTCGTGGTTCGTATTGGAACAGGATCTCATGACTGGGACCAGCATCTTTTGTCTGCTGCGGAGTGTTCAGAAATGCAATTGCTTCCAATTTCTTTTGTGACGTAGACGTGAGCGTTCTATTCGTTGCCAGATGTAAGGGAAATGATATGTATCGAAGGTTCATTGTTGCTCCGACCGGCAGATCTTCATGTACCGTTATACCTAAAGCTTCTAGTTGCGATTTTGGACCGATGCCGGATAGTAGTAGCAGATGGGGTGTAAAAATGGGACCGGCAGAAAGGATCACCTCTTTGGTTGCTCGTATATTACGTTGCTTCCCATCAACAAGTACCGTCACGCCTGCTGCTTGCCGCGTTCGGGGGTTGATTAGCACCTTGGTAACTCTTGCCGCCGTCATGATGTGAAGGTTGGTAAAGAGTGGTTTCACCGGCCAAACATACGCATCGGAAGCAGTAACGCGTTTTCCGCGGCGATTCGTTAACTGCACTTAGCCGACGGTTTGATTCGCTTCTGCGTTGTAATCAGCCGTTCGTAAACCGAGACGATTGCAAGCGGAGACGAAAGTATGCGCGAGAGATGACTTGTCGTGCATTTCGAATATCGGAACCGGTCCACCTTTGCCGCGCTGTTGTCGTGAGTTGGCGGAAAGGTTGTACcgaaaattttcgagtttcaAAAAATAAGGTAATACATTTCGGTGGGCCCAGTCCACATTCCCTTGCATAGCCCATGCGTTGTAATCTGTTTCACTTCCTCGAACGTACAGCATGTTGTTGATCAGCGTATTTCCTCCCAATCCTTTACCAGCTGGTATTTCACATCGCTGATCGCGTTCTCCTGTGTGGAAGTGAGGAGCATTGAAGCATTAACTCATCCGGAACatgtttcctttgttttaGCATCACTTCTTTACCGAGACAAGCGTCCGCCTGAGGCTCCGCTCTAACGTTCCAGCTAAGATCCTGTCCGTTATGGCTTCCGCCCGCTTCAATTAGCAAAATGCGCCACTGCTGTAACTCGGCCAACCGACTAGCGATCACTGAACCCGCagtaccaccaccaacaacgaTAAAATCGTACACCGTCCTATAGCTCACCTCAGCTGTAAATTAGGCGAAAAAGTTCATTGACACCTTCGTCAGACGCTTGACACTTCGCGCATTCTGCCTCTACCTGAGAAACTTAACGGTGGTTTCGGCGGGGACGATGTTGCCGACGGCACTAAGACGCTGTTCAGCCATTGCTCCTTTTTAACGTAAAGTGGCCACCATAAGAAGGATTGTGCGATGCCTGCAACGGCAACAATAATCAGGAGCCGTATACTGTTGCTCCACTGCATGGTTTTGCAGAAAGCACTAAAGAATCACCTCGCGAAACGAACTTCTGGACGGTCGTAAGCGAACTGTTCTGCTGGACACGAGAACAAACGTAACCCGACGCTGTGATCATTCTCGGTTactttgttcttttcttgATTCTTGATCTtatgaagagaagaaaaaaaaacagccacaTCAAATCCTACAGAGAGATGTGATTCTTTAGCAGGTTTCATGaatataacgaaaaaaaaaatgataacgtTACCGCTCTCTGTTTATTTTACCAACTTCGTATATCGGCAACTTTGGTACTACAGTGTGACCATTTCTCATGAAACcataaaatatgttcaaaTTTACAGAGAATTtcaaaagtaaataataacAGTAAATGGAGAATTGGCGTCCTCAGCAAATTAaacaaggaaataaaaaaaaaagataatatttGCGATACTTTTCCACTGGAGGTACCAACGATACGTTACGCATTTGATGTGATAATCGTGCGACGTGTGCTGAAAacctgttttttcttctacattaTACGATTGCCATTCTGAGTGGAGCAGATTTATATGGGAGTCCACTGGAATGCAAACCAAGTACTCCCGGTGTGATAATCGTCGGAAGATCACCCAAAAACATACGGAAAGGTTTGTTGTGTTCCAACTGCTTAAAGCGCTAATTATAGGAAgttatcattatttattttctacagCTATATCCTTGAATGGGAGTTGAATCAGGCGATTGAAGATGAAAACATTATTCTTCATATGCTATCCGGAACCAATTTGTTGAACCGCGAAGGCTTTTACGTGAAGAATTTGCACACGCTTTATTTACTGAATTTAATAAGGAGGTTGGTGATGAATTCGTTCGATGAAACATTTTGATCAGGGTGTGGAAAAGACCTAATAACCATGTTTTAGATATCACTGTCATGTGAGAAAAATATCAATCATTGCTGACAGTTTTTCACCTGTCATTAAGTGTGTATTTCTCCGAATAGAGAGGCTACttcttttccaacaaacgGACCGCTGTTCAGGGTTTTTATTGTCACCGTTGAGTAGCGTAGTCGTTTCTCAATTGtttgaagaagtaaaaaaacacaccactcGCGTGGGTGGATAGGGTAGGTCATGTTAGACAGTTTCAAGTTCAGCCACGGAACTACGCCATCGTGAACGCAGCAGGAAAGCTTCGGTGCCCTGGGTGAGATGGATTGTTACACAAACGAAAAAGCACTCGTATATCGACCTTCCTGTTGGGCCCTGTCATTACCGAATTCGACCAATTAGCCCCACAACAGGGGCGCAAATATTAGAGCTGCGATCAACGTTGCGGCGTTCGATTGCAATGTCGATAAAAGCTGCGGTGAAGGGTATACGGTTGACACGAAATAAACTGTTCCTTTTAGTGCAGACAAAGTCAATCGACGCATGCAACAGAGTATTTCGATAGGCGGGGAAAACATACCAAAGGGGTACGTAAAACATTTTGATGAGCCAAACCATTTCACTCGGCACTTAAATTGAACGAAGATTGACAAAACGTGATGGAATAGTTTGAGAAATATCTTAGATAGTAATCGTTCGTATAAACAGAAACCCGAAAGAATCGTATAGCTTTTACGATGTGCCAAAGATGGACGCACGTACgttgcaattttttattccatttagtATACGAAAGGTACTGCCAAAGAACGGAATGGATTCGAACAGTAAAACTCACCTGTTGTCATTCGTGATTTTGGAAACCagtatttgtttaaattagctaaccaaaaaacaaaaacaaactcaaaacAGCCATGTTAGCTATGGTGACCCACAAATTGTTGAAACTATTAGGTCGGTTAAATGGTGGTTTAACCATAATCCTTCTTCAGACAGACGATTCTATTAAGGTTTCGTAGGCTTATGTGTGGTACTGATACGAAATACGAAAGCGAACGGTTGCTAATCAGCTATTGGCAGGTCGGTTCAGTAGTCTTATGTCAAGGTTCGTGTCTAGAGTGGGAGCTCCGGTATGATCGCACACCGAAAAACCGGTAGGACCTCTTCGTGACACACATCAAAAAACGATGCAAACGGTCAGTCGAGGGCTTCCTGCGGAAAAGATGTTCCGTGCTCGGTTTGAAGAGATTAAATCCATGTGTAAtgttaatatttctttatcTCTTCCGCGTTGGCGGATGGATCTGTGTGACTGTATGCGTTAGAAGTATATGCTCAACGGATGAAGACATAGAAAAACAGTAAGTATATCATATATCATATCATATATTAAAGCAAGGACGCTGTAAATATGTCAATAATTTGATAAATTGTATTATTCGTTTATTTggtttactttatttatttaaggagagaaaaaaaacaagtattgCGATccaaatattataaatatatgCATGAGGTCAAGATCATACCCAATGTTTTCCAATAGTACCCCCGTTTGCAGGCTGATATTCGGCGTTTTTAATATCGACAGATTTTCGATTATGTCCTCTGGAACAAAACACAAGCCAAGCAAGTAAAGTTTGTTGATACGATCACTGCATAGTGTGCGTGACCGTGACGTACCAAGTGGAGCTACACAGTTTGGAGGAAAGCGCCCAGGCCAGATCCACCGCACACCGTGCGGAATTTTTATGATACCCAAAtgcaatagtttttttttggtaggttTGTCATTGTCAGCTCTGTTGCTTTATCATACCACCATCTCGGTCCGATGTATGCACTGTGCGAAGGGTGGGCACGTGGTAAATCGCTGGTGCGGAAAGCAGACTAGTGAGACGGGAGATGCCTTTTTGGAAATCTGAACGAACGGCTTACTTGTGACTGTCACTGTATGCAACCGGTCAGGATAGAGATAGAAGGAAACACGCACTACTAGCAGCGAAGGATTTGACGAGCAGCCGTAATTTAGACGCGATCAAATTTCGTTCGCTTAGTATCGGTTCGGACACGGAGCGGAGTTGACCGTTTCAAAGGTGGCTTCGCACATAAAGTTTTAGTGGCAGAACGAATAGTACGATGAGTGTCTTATTAGTGCTCAGTAGAGGCGTTCGTTTCCTGTTAGCTGTACTGCTGTGTTTATGGTTTATCGCAAAAGAATCGGTATGCCAGTGTCCAGATGCGGCTACTTATGGTGAGAGTGATCCAGCAAATGTGCGACTACTGCAGGAAAACAGTGTCAAAGAAGCGCCGTTGTTGAAGAAGTATGATTTTATCATTGTGGGCGCTAGTCCCTCGGGATGCTTGTTGGCCAACCGATTAAGTGAGATACGTGACTGGAACGTGCTACTGATCGAGGCGGGTGAACAGGAAAATCTTTTCGTCCAGGTGCCAATCTTTTCGGCGTACCTACAGTCAACCAGATATAACTGGGGATACCTCGCCGAACCACAGAACTATTCCTGCTGGGGTAAGGATAATGATCGTGGATTTGCAGCTGTTCGATTTGTGGATGAAGGTAGCATAGTAGTAATGTCCCGATGTTTCCATAGGTATGAAGGATCAACGCTGTGGCTATCCACGTGGGAAGGGTCTCGGTGGTTCAACGCTCATCAACTACATGATGTACGTGCGGGGAAACAAGTACGACTACGACCAATGGGCAGCG
Proteins encoded in this window:
- the LOC125762739 gene encoding glucose dehydrogenase [FAD, quinone]-like — protein: MQWSNSIRLLIIVAVAGIAQSFLWWPLYVKKEQWLNSVLVPSATSSPPKPPLSFSAEVSYRTVYDFIVVGGGTAGSVIASRLAELQQWRILLIEAGGSHNGQDLSWNVRAEPQADACLGERDQRCEIPAGKGLGGNTLINNMLYVRGSETDYNAWAMQGNVDWAHRNVLPYFLKLENFRYNLSANSRQQRGKGGPVPIFEMHDKSSLAHTFVSACNRLGLRTADYNAEANQTVG